The proteins below are encoded in one region of Bacillota bacterium:
- a CDS encoding DUF1614 domain-containing protein, whose translation MPWGSVLLLAVAVLIYLGAGHRVLDRMRLSDRAALVVLLVMAAGSLVNFRLVPPPRELVINVGGGLVPLGISVYLLATTDTTGERGRGTLAALLAGGAVYLLGRILPPEEQTMWIDPAYVFGPVAGLIAYLAGRSRRAAFAAGATGTILADLGHWVEGFARPYPTRTWVGGAGAFDAVVIAALLAVALAELAGELRERVAPRPPSAPPSPGPGDRSPPGGAGEEGEQR comes from the coding sequence GTGCCCTGGGGATCTGTACTTTTGCTCGCGGTTGCGGTGCTGATCTACCTGGGGGCCGGTCACCGGGTGCTGGACCGCATGCGCCTGAGTGACCGCGCCGCCCTGGTCGTTCTGCTGGTGATGGCGGCAGGCAGCCTGGTCAATTTCCGCCTGGTACCACCTCCGCGGGAACTGGTGATCAACGTGGGCGGCGGCCTGGTTCCCCTCGGGATCAGCGTGTATCTCCTGGCCACCACCGACACCACCGGGGAGCGGGGGCGCGGCACCCTGGCAGCCCTGCTGGCAGGCGGTGCGGTGTATCTCCTGGGTCGGATACTCCCTCCCGAGGAGCAGACCATGTGGATCGATCCCGCCTACGTATTCGGTCCGGTGGCCGGCCTCATAGCCTACCTGGCCGGGCGGTCCCGGCGGGCGGCCTTTGCCGCCGGGGCAACCGGTACCATCCTGGCTGACCTGGGTCACTGGGTGGAGGGGTTTGCGCGCCCCTATCCCACCCGCACCTGGGTGGGAGGAGCAGGAGCCTTCGACGCCGTGGTGATCGCGGCCCTGCTGGCCGTCGCGCTGGCCGAGCTGGCCGGCGAGCTGCGGGAGAGGGTAGCCCCACGCCCCCCATCGGCCCCACCCTCCCCGGGGCCGGGCGACCGGTCCCCACCTGGTGGCGCGGGCGAGGAGGGGGAGCAACGATGA
- the der gene encoding ribosome biogenesis GTPase Der, with product MSRPLVALVGRPNVGKSALFNRIIGQRRSIVEETPGVTRDPVYAEADWAGREMVLVDTGGMAEGGIDLAREVREQAEAAVAAADLVILVVDVTEGLHPLDEEVADFLRRAGKAVLVAAGKADNAARAGAAAEFHRLGLGDPLPVSALHGRGVGDLLDRVVSLLPVPAGEPPAGTDQAVRVAVVGRPNAGKSSLVNALLGEKRLIVSEVPGTTRDTVDCLLRRGERAYVLVDTAGVRRPDRVGRTLERYAVMRALRAIDRAHVAILVIDATLGVVQQDQRLAGYIHESGRALVVALNKWDLVAGPESPEVMARAAARLSFVAYAPLWAVSARTGRGLTRLLGAVDRVAAAYRREVAASALARFLADAVARTPPPGGVRIPSLKQVASAPPTFVVTASDPDAVPASYRRYLETRLREAFEWEGAPLRMIWRPAGVGMSTRTGRRI from the coding sequence GTGAGCAGGCCCTTGGTGGCCCTGGTGGGGCGGCCCAACGTGGGCAAGTCGGCCCTGTTCAACCGCATCATCGGGCAACGGCGCTCCATCGTGGAAGAAACCCCGGGCGTGACCCGCGATCCCGTGTACGCCGAGGCCGACTGGGCGGGACGGGAAATGGTGCTGGTGGACACGGGGGGCATGGCCGAGGGGGGCATCGACCTGGCCCGGGAGGTCAGGGAGCAGGCCGAGGCGGCAGTGGCCGCAGCCGACCTGGTGATCCTGGTGGTGGATGTAACCGAGGGGCTGCACCCCCTGGACGAGGAAGTGGCCGATTTCCTGCGCCGGGCAGGCAAGGCCGTGCTGGTGGCGGCCGGCAAGGCCGACAACGCCGCCCGGGCCGGCGCCGCGGCGGAGTTCCACCGCCTGGGGCTGGGCGATCCCCTGCCCGTCTCCGCCCTGCATGGTCGCGGGGTGGGTGACCTGCTGGACCGGGTGGTGTCTCTGCTCCCTGTCCCCGCCGGCGAACCGCCGGCGGGGACAGATCAGGCCGTGCGGGTAGCGGTGGTGGGGCGTCCCAACGCAGGTAAGTCTTCCCTGGTCAATGCCCTGCTTGGGGAAAAGCGCCTCATCGTCTCCGAGGTGCCGGGTACTACCCGGGACACGGTGGATTGCCTCCTCCGCCGGGGAGAGCGGGCCTACGTTCTGGTCGATACCGCCGGGGTGCGGCGGCCCGATCGGGTAGGCCGCACCCTGGAGCGCTACGCCGTCATGCGCGCCCTGCGCGCCATCGACCGCGCTCATGTGGCCATCCTGGTCATAGACGCCACTCTGGGCGTGGTGCAGCAGGACCAGCGCCTGGCCGGATACATCCACGAGAGCGGCAGGGCTCTGGTGGTGGCCCTCAACAAGTGGGATCTCGTTGCCGGCCCCGAGAGCCCCGAGGTGATGGCCCGGGCTGCGGCCCGGCTATCTTTCGTCGCCTACGCCCCCCTCTGGGCCGTTTCCGCCCGGACCGGGCGGGGCCTGACCCGGCTGCTCGGGGCGGTGGACCGGGTGGCGGCCGCCTACCGGCGTGAGGTGGCTGCCAGCGCTCTGGCACGGTTTCTGGCCGACGCCGTGGCCCGCACGCCTCCTCCGGGTGGGGTGCGAATCCCTTCGCTCAAGCAGGTGGCCAGTGCACCCCCCACCTTCGTGGTGACGGCCAGCGACCCCGATGCCGTTCCTGCTTCGTATCGACGATACCTGGAAACCAGGTTGCGCGAAGCCTTTGAGTGGGAAGGTGCTCCCCTGCGCATGATCTGGCGTCCGGCCGGGGTAGGGATGTCTACCCGGACTGGCAGACGCATATAG
- a CDS encoding DUF3189 family protein: MAGNRRVVLHLRPGPAGDLVPLGEDGQGRPGFILRVGRHLPLAARVVSAWAHILAPGRVEVLLPGNRPAPPPPPGVEAVADGTRCVVYHCFGGAHTSVVAGAIHLGKLPERPSWRDVASLPLFDHTPTWERGWPLYLGTDDRGRRVYAMGRGRDSRGTDLVLGALLRVLGLDGRVANHDTLACAGPLTKLGGYTSRRLGLVRPGRTLAALGITRDIPRLLRVVEQARGSPGGTG, from the coding sequence ATGGCAGGAAATAGGAGGGTCGTGCTGCACCTGCGCCCCGGCCCGGCCGGTGACCTGGTTCCGCTGGGCGAGGACGGGCAGGGAAGGCCAGGTTTCATTCTGCGGGTAGGTCGGCACCTGCCCCTGGCAGCGCGGGTGGTTTCCGCCTGGGCCCACATTCTGGCGCCCGGCCGGGTGGAGGTTCTTCTCCCCGGAAACCGGCCGGCTCCTCCCCCTCCCCCCGGGGTGGAGGCGGTGGCCGACGGCACCCGTTGCGTCGTGTACCACTGCTTCGGTGGGGCCCACACTTCCGTGGTGGCGGGCGCCATTCACCTGGGCAAGCTTCCGGAACGGCCTTCCTGGCGAGACGTGGCCAGCCTTCCCCTCTTCGACCACACCCCGACCTGGGAACGGGGGTGGCCCCTCTACCTGGGCACTGACGACCGCGGGCGCCGGGTTTACGCCATGGGCAGGGGCCGGGACTCCCGGGGAACGGACCTGGTGCTGGGTGCCCTCCTCCGCGTTCTGGGCCTGGACGGACGGGTGGCCAACCACGACACCCTGGCCTGCGCGGGACCGCTCACCAAGCTGGGCGGCTATACGTCGCGGCGGCTGGGCCTGGTGCGGCCGGGGCGCACCCTGGCCGCCCTGGGCATAACCAGGGATATCCCCCGGCTGCTGCGGGTGGTGGAGCAGGCCCGCGGGTCCCCTGGCGGAACCGGGTAG
- a CDS encoding stage II sporulation protein P: protein MRRPVLLICLALLLVWGVVDARPVRAEEELAPPAYMTVVDEGGQHLMTTGLVLRPGDELLAADNRRYRVVRVINRRAVVRLIGEEDLGALLTPADEEAVARALGTYPPATGHLSFPPRPGNWREKLGTFLARVSAGQPVQAPQRVVGIYHTHSDESYEPSQGAASVEGRGGVFAVGASLASRLKEKGITPVHDMSLYLPHDGRAYERSRRGAVALAGSRPLAIFDVHRDSGPAQEYLRDIGGQPTSQVMIVIGRQNPQTSANSSFAERLKAVADRMYPGLVRGILYVSGKFNQDTYPRNILIEVGTEKVTQEQAQRGASLLGDAVPVAAGAVGPAVGGGGEAAGALRALWWILGLAGVLGGAYLWLSTGSWEEARRRLERWLGEVTLRGGRGNGRK from the coding sequence ATGAGGAGACCGGTACTCCTGATCTGCCTGGCCCTGCTCCTTGTGTGGGGGGTCGTGGACGCCCGCCCGGTCCGGGCCGAGGAAGAGCTGGCACCGCCCGCCTACATGACCGTGGTGGACGAAGGCGGGCAGCACCTCATGACCACGGGGTTGGTCTTGAGGCCCGGAGATGAGCTTTTGGCGGCCGACAACCGTCGCTACCGGGTGGTGCGGGTGATCAACCGGCGGGCGGTGGTCCGCCTGATCGGTGAGGAAGACCTGGGTGCGCTGCTCACCCCGGCCGATGAGGAGGCCGTCGCCAGGGCCCTCGGCACTTACCCGCCCGCCACCGGGCACCTCTCCTTCCCCCCGCGCCCGGGCAACTGGCGGGAGAAGCTGGGGACCTTTCTGGCCCGTGTTTCCGCCGGGCAACCCGTGCAGGCTCCCCAGAGGGTAGTCGGCATCTATCACACCCACAGTGACGAGTCTTATGAGCCTTCCCAGGGTGCGGCCAGCGTGGAGGGCAGGGGAGGCGTATTCGCGGTGGGGGCCAGCCTGGCCTCCCGTCTGAAGGAGAAGGGCATCACCCCCGTCCATGACATGTCCCTCTACTTGCCCCACGACGGCAGGGCCTACGAGCGCTCGCGGCGGGGAGCAGTGGCCCTGGCCGGCTCCCGTCCCCTGGCCATCTTCGACGTCCACCGCGACTCCGGCCCGGCCCAGGAATACCTGCGCGACATCGGCGGACAGCCCACCAGCCAGGTCATGATCGTGATTGGCCGGCAGAATCCCCAGACCTCCGCCAACAGCTCCTTCGCAGAGCGACTCAAAGCGGTGGCGGACAGGATGTATCCGGGGCTGGTACGGGGCATCCTCTATGTGAGCGGGAAGTTCAACCAGGATACCTATCCGCGCAACATCCTCATCGAGGTGGGGACGGAGAAGGTAACCCAGGAGCAGGCTCAGCGGGGGGCCAGCCTGCTCGGGGATGCGGTCCCCGTCGCCGCAGGCGCGGTCGGGCCGGCCGTGGGAGGGGGCGGAGAGGCGGCGGGTGCCCTGCGTGCCCTGTGGTGGATACTGGGGCTGGCCGGTGTGCTGGGCGGGGCGTACCTGTGGCTGAGCACGGGTAGCTGGGAAGAGGCCCGGCGTCGCCTGGAGCGCTGGCTGGGAGAAGTGACCTTGCGCGGTGGCCGGGGTAATGGCAGGAAATAG
- the spoIVA gene encoding stage IV sporulation protein A, with the protein MEKFDILRDMAERTGGEIYIGGVGPVRTGKSTFIRRFMELLVLPHIQDLHERERAVDALPQAGAGRLVMTTEPKFIPDEAVQVTLRDNVTMEVRMVDCPGYPIPGALGYEEDGLPRMVQTPWVEEPIPFPEAAELGTRKVVTEHSTLALVITSDGSIVDLPRPAYAGPEARLVAELKELGKPFLVVLNSTCPDDPATRELAGELEAEYDVAVVPVNAATMDLDDVYLIMEQALYEFPVTEVNVRLPQWVEELGREHWLHRQFAQKVEEVIPGVRRVRDVDPSIARLREADFVADVTLEALELGSGRAAVAIAAREEVFYRVLGEMSGYALEGKHDLIRAIKELAHARREYDKVAEGLQELWQTGYGVVSPRFEDMKFDEPQLIRQGNRFGVRLRASAPSVHLIRADVTTEITPVIGTEKQSEELLRSLLVQFEDEPHKIWQAHLFGKSLEQLVREGMQSKLYRMPEHAQAKLQETLTRIVNEGTGGLICIIL; encoded by the coding sequence ATGGAGAAGTTTGATATTCTGCGGGATATGGCCGAGCGCACGGGGGGAGAGATCTACATCGGCGGGGTGGGCCCGGTGCGGACGGGGAAATCCACCTTCATCCGGCGGTTCATGGAACTCCTGGTGCTGCCCCACATCCAGGATCTCCACGAGCGCGAGCGAGCGGTGGATGCCCTTCCCCAGGCAGGCGCCGGCCGCCTGGTAATGACCACGGAACCCAAGTTCATCCCCGACGAGGCTGTGCAGGTAACCCTGCGGGACAACGTCACCATGGAGGTACGCATGGTGGACTGCCCCGGTTACCCCATCCCGGGAGCCCTGGGGTACGAGGAAGATGGGCTTCCCCGCATGGTGCAAACCCCCTGGGTGGAAGAGCCCATCCCCTTCCCGGAGGCGGCCGAACTGGGTACCCGCAAGGTGGTGACCGAGCATTCCACCCTGGCCCTGGTCATAACCAGCGACGGTTCGATCGTGGACCTGCCCCGACCGGCCTACGCCGGGCCGGAGGCGCGACTGGTGGCTGAACTGAAGGAGCTGGGCAAGCCTTTCCTGGTGGTCCTCAACTCCACCTGCCCTGACGACCCGGCCACCCGGGAGCTGGCGGGGGAACTGGAGGCCGAGTACGACGTGGCGGTTGTGCCTGTGAATGCGGCCACCATGGACCTGGACGACGTCTACCTGATCATGGAGCAGGCGCTCTACGAGTTCCCGGTCACCGAAGTCAATGTGAGGCTGCCCCAGTGGGTGGAAGAACTGGGCCGCGAGCACTGGCTGCACCGCCAGTTTGCCCAGAAGGTGGAGGAGGTTATCCCCGGGGTCAGGCGCGTGCGGGACGTGGACCCCTCCATCGCCCGGCTGCGGGAAGCCGACTTTGTGGCAGATGTAACGCTGGAAGCCCTGGAGCTGGGCAGCGGCAGGGCGGCCGTTGCCATAGCCGCCCGGGAAGAGGTGTTCTACCGCGTGCTGGGCGAGATGTCTGGATACGCCCTGGAGGGCAAGCACGACCTCATCCGGGCTATCAAGGAGCTGGCTCACGCCAGGCGCGAGTACGACAAGGTGGCGGAGGGACTGCAGGAACTGTGGCAGACCGGCTACGGCGTGGTGTCCCCCCGCTTCGAAGACATGAAGTTCGACGAGCCCCAGCTCATCCGCCAGGGAAACCGCTTCGGAGTCAGGTTGCGGGCGAGTGCCCCGTCCGTCCACCTCATCAGGGCGGACGTGACCACCGAGATCACCCCGGTGATCGGCACGGAGAAGCAATCAGAGGAGCTCCTGCGCAGCCTCCTCGTCCAGTTCGAGGACGAACCCCACAAGATCTGGCAGGCCCACCTGTTCGGCAAATCCCTGGAGCAACTGGTTCGGGAGGGGATGCAGAGCAAGCTGTACCGCATGCCCGAACACGCCCAGGCCAAGCTCCAGGAGACCCTCACGCGTATCGTGAACGAGGGGACGGGCGGCCTGATCTGCATAATCCTGTAG
- a CDS encoding DUF512 domain-containing protein, with protein sequence MHSAVSIERVGYGGTGWRLGIRPGDRLLAVNGRSPCDWLDFRFEVAGPRVTLDLWREGAGPYRIETDKAWDDDLGLRFAHPLFDGVRRCQNCCLFCFLDQLPPGLRPTLYVREDDYRLSFLNGNYVTLTNVGAADVERIVRQRLSPLRVSIHASDPALRRRLLGCPPPGEILPLLRRLVGAGITFHGQAVLCPGYNDGDVLEATWRDLEPLVPGLASLAVVPVGLTRYHRRGLVPLDAGGAAALVAWAEPHQARMRRRWGRAVLYLADEVYLRAALPLPPASSYDDFPQWESGVGMVAGFLRGWARQRPHLPRRHPRGRFRVTIATGRAAAPLLRPVAEDLGSVGGLEVQVVAVPSPFWGEGVDVAGLLTGTDLEAALVPRQGTLGDVVLVPGVAVDSRGRFLDDRCVSDLAGSLGVPVWAVPPGPAALRRTALGFAPARGARAAAEVAARDCRAGGSARGAEPWEGVAVGRAEVGEG encoded by the coding sequence GTGCACAGCGCAGTATCGATCGAGCGGGTGGGATACGGCGGTACGGGCTGGCGCCTGGGGATACGTCCAGGCGACCGCTTGCTCGCGGTCAACGGCAGGTCCCCGTGCGACTGGCTGGATTTCCGCTTCGAGGTGGCGGGACCCAGGGTCACCCTGGACCTGTGGCGGGAGGGGGCGGGGCCGTACCGGATCGAAACCGACAAGGCCTGGGACGACGACCTGGGGCTGCGTTTCGCGCATCCCCTCTTTGACGGGGTGCGCAGGTGCCAGAACTGCTGCCTCTTCTGCTTCCTGGATCAACTGCCGCCCGGGTTGCGGCCCACCTTGTACGTGCGCGAGGACGACTACCGCCTGTCCTTCCTGAACGGTAACTACGTCACCCTGACCAATGTGGGCGCCGCCGACGTAGAACGCATCGTAAGGCAGCGGCTCAGCCCCCTGCGGGTTTCCATCCATGCCAGCGACCCCGCGCTCAGGCGAAGGCTGCTCGGCTGCCCGCCGCCCGGGGAAATCCTGCCCCTGCTGAGACGATTGGTGGGGGCAGGGATCACCTTCCACGGCCAGGCGGTGCTCTGTCCCGGGTACAACGACGGCGATGTGCTGGAGGCCACCTGGCGGGACCTCGAGCCCCTGGTACCGGGGCTCGCCTCCCTGGCGGTGGTGCCCGTGGGCCTGACGCGCTACCACCGCCGTGGGCTGGTGCCCCTGGACGCGGGGGGCGCGGCGGCCCTGGTGGCGTGGGCGGAGCCACACCAGGCCCGCATGCGGCGCCGGTGGGGCCGGGCGGTGCTCTACCTGGCGGACGAGGTGTACCTGCGGGCCGCACTGCCCCTTCCCCCGGCTTCCAGCTATGACGATTTTCCCCAGTGGGAAAGCGGGGTGGGGATGGTGGCCGGTTTCCTCCGGGGTTGGGCCCGGCAGCGGCCTCACCTTCCCCGCAGGCACCCCCGCGGCCGCTTCCGGGTGACCATCGCCACCGGCCGGGCAGCAGCACCCCTGCTACGCCCGGTGGCGGAAGACCTGGGCAGCGTGGGCGGGCTGGAAGTGCAGGTGGTGGCAGTGCCCTCGCCGTTTTGGGGCGAGGGAGTGGACGTGGCCGGGCTGCTCACCGGTACTGACCTGGAGGCGGCGCTGGTCCCACGCCAGGGAACGCTGGGCGACGTGGTGCTGGTGCCCGGCGTGGCCGTGGACAGCAGGGGCCGTTTCCTGGATGACCGCTGCGTAAGTGACCTGGCTGGCAGCCTGGGGGTGCCCGTATGGGCGGTGCCGCCCGGCCCGGCCGCCCTGAGGCGGACCGCCCTGGGGTTCGCCCCGGCGCGGGGGGCGCGGGCGGCAGCGGAGGTGGCGGCGCGCGACTGCCGCGCGGGCGGCTCCGCGCGCGGGGCGGAGCCGTGGGAAGGGGTCGCGGTCGGGCGGGCGGAGGTGGGGGAGGGGTGA